The Pseudogulbenkiania sp. MAI-1 sequence CACCAATGACGATGCCCTCTATCAGAAAGCATTGAAGATCTGGGATCAAGGCAGGAATCCTTCGCGGACATTCTGGATCGATGCTGATGGTGTCAAGTTCAAGATGTCCAATATTCAAGCTGCTCTTGGATTGGGGCAACTTGAGCGCGTCGATGAACTGATCGAAATGAAGCGCAGGATTTTCTCTTGGTACCAGGAAGGGCTAGAGTCGGTACCTGGCATTACTCTCAACAAGGAAGTTGAGGGTGCAAAAAGCATTTACTGGATGAGTAGCTTATTGCTGGACAAGGCTATGCCGATTAGTCGAGATCAATTAATGCAGCAATTGAAGGCAAGAAATGTCGATAGCCGACCAGTGTTCCCGGCAATCAGTCAGTATCCAATCTGGCCACGCGCTCAGGAAGCGCAACCAAATGCATTGCATGTTGGTTCGCAAGCGATGAACTTGCCGAGCGGTGTTTGCTTAAGCAAAGACGAAGTCATGTACGCTTGCCAGCAAATAAAAGAGATTCTTAAGGGATAAACAAGATGGCTGATGCCCTTGCTTTTGCAAGGGCAGTGCGCTGCACTGCCCTGCAAATGGTACACAATGCCAAAGCGTCTCATATTGGAAGCGCATTATCGATAGCGGACATATTGGCCGTCCTTTACCACAGCCATCTCAACTGCGACCCTGATGCCCCAAATGCTCAAAATAGAGATCGCCTTATTCTGAGCAAAGGCCATGCCTGTGTTGCCGTATACGCTGCATTAGCAGAAAAAGGATTTATATCCAAGGCTGCTGTTGATAGCTATGGCCAAGATTTTTCTGACTTGATGAACCATATCAGTCACAAAGTTCCAGGTGTCGAATTTTCAACAGGCTCGCTTGGTCATGGGCTCCCATTTGGGGTAGGAAAAGCCTTAGCTGCAAAAAAATTGAAGAAGACATGGCGCACCTTTGTGCTGCTTGGCGATGGCGAAATGGATGAGGGTAGCAACTGGGAAGCCTTGATGTTTGCTGCACACCATAAGCTGGACAATCTTGTTGCAATCATTGACTTCAACAACTTGCAAAGCCTGACCACTATCGAAAACACACTTGCTCTAGAACCACTGGCAGATAAATTAAGCGCATTTGGCTGCTCAGTCATTGAGATCGATGGCCATGACCATCGAGCGCTTCATGAGGCTTTTGCAAAACTGCCGGCAGAAATGGGGAAACCCACTGCCATTATTGCTCGCACAATCAAGGGGAAAGGCGTCAGCTTCATGGAAAACAGTGTCGACTGGCATTATAGAAGCCCTAACAAAGAGCAACTAGAACAAGCCTTACGCGAATTGGAGATGGTTCATGCGTAATGCTTTCATTGACGAATTAGTCACTTTAGCTGAGCAGCGGGAAAATATTGCATTAATTGTTGGCGACCTAGGTTATTCGGTAATAGAACCATTTGCAGACCGATTCCCAGATCGTTTTATTAATGCCGGGATTGCAGAGCAAAACATGATGGGGCTGGCGGCAGGAATGGCCTCGGAAGGTTATCATGTTTTCATCTACAGCATTGCCAACTTCCCGACCTTTCGCTGCGCTGAGCAGATCAGGAACGACGTCGACTACCACAACTTGCCGGTAACAATTGTGGCCGTAGGTGGTGGCCTCGCTTATGGCAATCTAGGCTATTCGCATCATGCTGTCCAAGACTATGGACTCATGCGCTTGATGCCGAATATGACCATTGCTGCCCCTGGCGATCCTATGGAAGTGCGGGCATGCATGCGCTATCTGGTGGATAACCCTGGCCCTTCTTATCTGCGCTTGGCCAAGGCAGGTGAAGCATGCTTGCATGCCACTGTACCTGAAGTTGAGCCGGGTAAATGGCTTGAGATAGTTAAAGGGCGCAAAGGAAAGACATTATTGACGACTGGGGCCCCTTTAGCCATAGCACAATCCTGGTTGCGACAAGGGCTCTACGATGGCCATTCCCTCCACTCCATGCCTCTTTGGGGGATGCAAAGTAAAACCCGACAGGTTGAGCAACTGGCGGCATGGGATGAGGTCATCACGGTAGAGGACCACATTGTTGATGGTGGCTTTGGCAGTTGGCTGGCAGAAACAGCCACGATGGGGCGCGTCCAAACCCAGATCGAAATAAGGGCACTGTCTGACAGTATCTTTGGCAAAGTAGCAAGCCAGGCAACATTAAACAGGATTGGCGGACTGGGGTGATCAAGCGTCTTTTCCACCGCATGGGCATCGACCGGGCAGTATTTCTCACTCTCTTTTCCAGAGGGTGGGTAGTACTGTCAGGCTTGGTGAGTATTTATTTTGTCGGCCGCTTCCTCACTCCTGCAGAGCAAGGATATTACTATACGTTCAACAGTCTTATCGCACTGCAAATTTTCGTTGAGCTTGGCCTAAATTATGCCATCATCCAGTTTGCCAGCCATGAAATGGCACATTTGACATGGCAAACAAATTACACGATCAATGGAAGCCCTTTGGCGAAAAGGCGCTTGCAATCATTGCTGCAATTCTCGCTTGTTTGGTTTGGAGTCGCCGCGGCACTGATGATTGCAGTGCTTTTACCTATAGGCCTGGTATTTTTTCACCAAAATAATGCTAGCCAAGAAGTTCCGAATAACGTCACAGTTGCCTGGACATTACTAGTTATTTTCGCTGCCCTCAACTTGCTGCTGACATCAACAGTTGCTCTGCTGGAAGGTTGTGGCCATGTCGCACAGGTCGCTGGCTTAAGACTGCGACAAGCAGTGATTACTGGCATATCGATCTGGCTGATATTGAGCATGCAAGGTGGTCTGTTCGCGTTATCCGCCAGTAGCGCTGCCAGCACTTTAGTTGTCTCTGCCTGGCTATGGAAACGCTACCGAGCTTTCCTGAAAGATCTGCTGTGTCACCCTACTGACCTCCCTCCCATGAATTGGCGCAAGGAAATTTGGCCATTTCATTGGCGCATCGCCGTCAGCTGGATGAGTGGTTACTTCATTACGCAGCTCTTCAACCCATTGATATTCCATTTCAGTGGGCCTGTTGCGGCAGGTCAAATGGGAATGAGCCTGCAAGTTATTGGCGCAATAAATGCAACAGCCCTTGCGTGGATTTCTACCAAAGCCCCATCCTATGGGCAACTAGTTGCAAGAAAAAAGGAAATCGAGCTAGACCAGGCCTTCAAACGCGACCTGCTCCAGTCTTCCGTCTTTTTGCTAGTATGTTTTTTGGGTTTCCTGATATCACTTCTCATATTGGGCAAGTATTTCCCGAATGTCACCAACAGGCTATTACCATATAAATTGCTTTTATTAATGGCAATCACCGGGGCGCTCTCACATATCACTTCTGCCGAGGCAGTCTATCTGCGCGCCCATAAAGAAGAGCCTTTCTTCATACTCTCCATCATCCATGGAGCTACCATATTGTCAAGCTCATTTGCGCTAATCCCGACGATGGGCCTGCCTGGCGCCGTTTACGCACAAATAATTGCCATAATTGGTGTGACATTTATCGGTGGAAATTACATTTACCTTAAAAGACGAAATTCATTCTTTTCGGTAGAGGGCTGCAGCCAAAATCAAAAGAACAGAATTTCTCAGAAAAATATTGAATCTCATTAAAGCCACCTAAAGCATGGAAGACAATAAAGAAATCGCATTCTGCATTCCGACCTATAATCGGGCCGATGTACTGAAAGAGTCCATCCCAGCCCTTATAGACATTGTAAAAGAGTGGCAAATCCCCATCTATATTTGTGACAATAAATCGACAGACAATACGGCAGAAGTCATTCAGCAACTCATGCGCGAATACAGCGCGCTGTACTACTTCTCCAATGAAGAAAACATAGGCCCAGAAAACAATACGGTTAGGGTACTCGGCTTACCGGATACAAAATACAGATGGCTACTCGGTGATCATTACAAAATAAAAGACAGGGCTACATTTCGATCTGTATACGAAAAAATCACATCCGAGGAGTCCTACGACTTTATCGTGGTAAATGCGGAGAATCGGGTACAAGACATCCCATCACAAACTTACACCAACAAAGAATCTGTAATTATCGATCTTGGCTGGCATATGACGATGCTCTCCACCCTCATTTACCATAAAGAATCGCTCAAAAAAATGGACTTTGATCGATTCGAAGGAACCCGTTTTTCACAAACATTCTCAATACTGGAATATATAAGCAAAGCCCCATTTCGCATTTACTGGCACGCTCAAGACGTCATCCATTCCTATGCCACACAGACCAGCTCGACATGGCTAAAAAATACCTGTGAAATTTTCATAAAAAACTGGTATTACGGCGTGATGTCCCTATCACCACAATATGACATTGATGCAAAAAAAATCTGCATAAGAAAACACTCAGACTATTCAAATCTTTTTAATATAAAAAGCATACTATTATTCAGCGCTCTTGGCGGGGCACGCTTCGGCGCAATACAAAAATACATCTCAATATTGCCTGACACAATAGGCATTAGGAAAACAGCAATTCTATTGGGCATCTCCCTTATCCCAAGACCAATACTTAACATCTTGTATTTAACATACAAGAGCGCCAAATCCTTGAAGAACAAAAAAACACATATTTTACCAAACGCAAGTTAATTTTCGCCACCACACCCAGATTACTTCCCCAACCAAATGCGATGCATTTAACACCAACCGAGCAGATCACTGATCAAAATTGTAAAAATGTCAACATTCACTTGCGTTTTGGATGGCGATAAAACACCATCAGCAAACATAAAAAGCAAAGCCGTACTTTCTTTGCACATATTACTTTTTACAGCAGGATGGGACCTTAGCGCCATCAATATCTCTGGGTTCAGCGTTCGGCTGGCTTGGATTTTGTTACTAGCAATCCCACTTCTTATCCCAATTGCCAAGCACAAAAAAACTGCTTTAGCCTTCATTATTCTTTTTTACTTGGTCCATGTATTCAGCTCACTCCTTAGTGACAACCCATTACAAGGATTGCTTTATTCATTTTGGATTGTTTTCACCTATCTATTTTTCCTTCACTTTGCATGTAGCGCATGTAATATATTGCAAGCACAAACTTGGAATGTCATTCTTGTTAATGGGCGCCTACAAATCTTTTTCGCATTCTTACTTTACTTGACTGGCATACAAGAAAGAGCGAATTTTATTTATTACGAGCCGTCATATATGGCAATAGCATTGATCCCATATGTTGCCACTATATTTCACCTCCGCAATATCAAAGGAATTGATGTAGCTGCATTAATCTCTTATATCATCAGCAGCCAATCTGGGAATTTCCTCGTCGTACTGCTTTTAGCTGGCCTTCTTCGTTTTCTCATGGGCGGATTGAACATGAGAAAATTGAAGTTGTTATTTTTGATATTTCTCGGTGGCTTACTTTTCACGTACTACCTCCTACACGACGAGTCAAATATTAATCATGCAACAGCCAAAGCGATTCTAACTTCAGGTGCCAGCATTGACTCGGCAATTGCGATTGCTGAACGGGGTGGAAATAGAGTGCCGCGAATGCAGGTTGCGCTTGAAATATTTTGGGAAAATCCATTTACTGGAATTGGCCCCACAAATTACATTAGCCACATAGATGGTCGTAATTTCTCACATATCACAAAGGATATACCCTGGATCGATCCAGAAGGTCAGCCGCCGACAAATGCATTTATTGAAGCCGGGGTCAATGCAGGAATTCTCGCCGTCATCCTCCTGACTGTGCCATTTTTTTATATCATAAAAAAAAACCGGCTAAGATCGCACCACAGCGATGACTCAAAAATTGTTTCCGCAGCCGGAATAATAATATTTATCATG is a genomic window containing:
- a CDS encoding O-antigen ligase family protein — encoded protein: MSTFTCVLDGDKTPSANIKSKAVLSLHILLFTAGWDLSAINISGFSVRLAWILLLAIPLLIPIAKHKKTALAFIILFYLVHVFSSLLSDNPLQGLLYSFWIVFTYLFFLHFACSACNILQAQTWNVILVNGRLQIFFAFLLYLTGIQERANFIYYEPSYMAIALIPYVATIFHLRNIKGIDVAALISYIISSQSGNFLVVLLLAGLLRFLMGGLNMRKLKLLFLIFLGGLLFTYYLLHDESNINHATAKAILTSGASIDSAIAIAERGGNRVPRMQVALEIFWENPFTGIGPTNYISHIDGRNFSHITKDIPWIDPEGQPPTNAFIEAGVNAGILAVILLTVPFFYIIKKNRLRSHHSDDSKIVSAAGIIIFIMMNLDSNYLRAYVWVFFGLAISSLSWRIKQNANCVNNNA
- a CDS encoding lipopolysaccharide biosynthesis protein, giving the protein MIKRLFHRMGIDRAVFLTLFSRGWVVLSGLVSIYFVGRFLTPAEQGYYYTFNSLIALQIFVELGLNYAIIQFASHEMAHLTWQTNYTINGSPLAKRRLQSLLQFSLVWFGVAAALMIAVLLPIGLVFFHQNNASQEVPNNVTVAWTLLVIFAALNLLLTSTVALLEGCGHVAQVAGLRLRQAVITGISIWLILSMQGGLFALSASSAASTLVVSAWLWKRYRAFLKDLLCHPTDLPPMNWRKEIWPFHWRIAVSWMSGYFITQLFNPLIFHFSGPVAAGQMGMSLQVIGAINATALAWISTKAPSYGQLVARKKEIELDQAFKRDLLQSSVFLLVCFLGFLISLLILGKYFPNVTNRLLPYKLLLLMAITGALSHITSAEAVYLRAHKEEPFFILSIIHGATILSSSFALIPTMGLPGAVYAQIIAIIGVTFIGGNYIYLKRRNSFFSVEGCSQNQKNRISQKNIESH
- a CDS encoding transketolase family protein translates to MRNAFIDELVTLAEQRENIALIVGDLGYSVIEPFADRFPDRFINAGIAEQNMMGLAAGMASEGYHVFIYSIANFPTFRCAEQIRNDVDYHNLPVTIVAVGGGLAYGNLGYSHHAVQDYGLMRLMPNMTIAAPGDPMEVRACMRYLVDNPGPSYLRLAKAGEACLHATVPEVEPGKWLEIVKGRKGKTLLTTGAPLAIAQSWLRQGLYDGHSLHSMPLWGMQSKTRQVEQLAAWDEVITVEDHIVDGGFGSWLAETATMGRVQTQIEIRALSDSIFGKVASQATLNRIGGLG
- a CDS encoding glycosyltransferase family 2 protein — translated: MEDNKEIAFCIPTYNRADVLKESIPALIDIVKEWQIPIYICDNKSTDNTAEVIQQLMREYSALYYFSNEENIGPENNTVRVLGLPDTKYRWLLGDHYKIKDRATFRSVYEKITSEESYDFIVVNAENRVQDIPSQTYTNKESVIIDLGWHMTMLSTLIYHKESLKKMDFDRFEGTRFSQTFSILEYISKAPFRIYWHAQDVIHSYATQTSSTWLKNTCEIFIKNWYYGVMSLSPQYDIDAKKICIRKHSDYSNLFNIKSILLFSALGGARFGAIQKYISILPDTIGIRKTAILLGISLIPRPILNILYLTYKSAKSLKNKKTHILPNAS
- a CDS encoding transketolase, giving the protein MADALAFARAVRCTALQMVHNAKASHIGSALSIADILAVLYHSHLNCDPDAPNAQNRDRLILSKGHACVAVYAALAEKGFISKAAVDSYGQDFSDLMNHISHKVPGVEFSTGSLGHGLPFGVGKALAAKKLKKTWRTFVLLGDGEMDEGSNWEALMFAAHHKLDNLVAIIDFNNLQSLTTIENTLALEPLADKLSAFGCSVIEIDGHDHRALHEAFAKLPAEMGKPTAIIARTIKGKGVSFMENSVDWHYRSPNKEQLEQALRELEMVHA